The following coding sequences lie in one Fusarium poae strain DAOMC 252244 chromosome 1, whole genome shotgun sequence genomic window:
- a CDS encoding hypothetical protein (TransMembrane:10 (i45-65o85-114i135-156o168-186i198-221o233-253i274-292o351-371i424-447o453-476i)), with protein sequence MASQHPAPAEPAYRILESFPDEETPLIPHTQTSSIEHKSPSRSPWLTETIVLVKASVPVILAYMLQNSLQTVSVLMVGRLSPEALATAAFSYMFAMATAWLIALGGTTAIDTLGSSTFTSSKNKHDLGTLLQRGLIVLTGFYAVVAVIWCFSGYIFRSLGQEEFICVQGPRFLQLLIPGGLGYVWFEAMKKFLQAQEIYRPGTYALLVISPLNALLNWFFIYTLDFGLDGAPIATGISYWLCFFVLVGYTAFVKGSECWGGFNLGQALQHLGPFAKLAFLGVIHVGTEWWAFEIVALAAGRLGTIPLAAQSVVMTLDQIINTIPFGLGVAASSRLGNLLGLGDAVQARRCAHSAALLSIVFGTIILAILLCTKDVIAKLFNDDKEVVSLVAHIMPYVALFQIADGLNGSCGGALRGMGRQWVGALVNCISYYGGALPAGIWLAFHGWGLSGLWVGQCVALFLVGALEWIIISLCNWKKEVQRASDRIRVDDLDRTL encoded by the coding sequence ATGGCCTCACAGCATCCCGCGCCTGCAGAGCCCGCGTACCGAATTCTGGAATCATTCCCAGACGAAGAAACCCCTTTGATCCCTCATACCCAAACCTCTTCAATCGAACACAAGAGTCCTTCCCGTTCACCATGGCTCACGGAAACGATCGTCCTGGTCAAGGCATCGGTGCCAGTCATACTGGCATACATGCTCCAAAACAGCTTGCAAACAGTTTCCGTCCTTATGGTCGGCCGTTTGTCTCCCGAAGCTCTCGCAACCGCCGCTTTCTCTTACATGTTCGCCATGGCAACAGCATGGTTGATCGCTCTCGGCGGAACGACTGCCATCGATACACTTGGCTCGAGTACATTTACTAGCTCCAAGAATAAACACGACTTGGGAACATTATTGCAGAGAGGGTTGATAGTCTTGACGGGCTTTTACGCAGTTGTTGCCGTCATATGGTGCTTCTCTGGATACATATTTCGCTCTCTCGGACAAGAGGAGTTCATTTGTGTTCAAGGCCCACGGTTTCTGCAACTCTTGATCCCTGGTGGTCTTGGCTATGTCTGGTTCGAAGCGATGAAGAAGTTTCTTCAGGCGCAAGAGATTTACCGACCAGGAACTTACGCACTCCTGGTTATATCTCCACTCAACGCTCTTCTTAACTGGTTCTTCATATACACCCTTGACTTCGGTCTTGATGGAGCCCCCATTGCCACTGGCATATCATATTGGCTGTGTTTCTTTGTCCTCGTTGGGTACACGGCATTTGTCAAGGGTTCGGAATGCTGGGGTGGCTTCAACCTTGGACAAGCACTTCAACATCTTGGACCATTTGCAAAGCTTGCGTTTCTGGGCGTGATCCATGTTGGGACGGAGTGGTGGGCTTTTGAGATTGTAGCTCTTGCTGCTGGACGTCTCGGAACCATCCCTCTTGCAGCACAATCCGTCGTCATGACTCTAGATCAGATCATCAACACAATTCCCTTTGGACTTGGTGTTGCTGCATCCTCTCGCTTGGGCAATCTACTAGGCCTCGGGGACGCGGTTCAAGCTCGAAGATGCGCGCATTCGGCAGCGCTCCTCTCCATCGTTTTTGGAACCATTATCCTCGCCATCCTACTATGCACCAAGGATGTCATCGCCAAGCTATTTAACGATGACAAAGAGGTTGTATCACTCGTCGCGCACATTATGCCTTATGTAGCGCTATTCCAAATAGCCGATGGTCTCAATGGAAGCTGCGGAGGAGCCTTGAGAGGTATGGGAAGACAGTGGGTTGGAGCTCTGGTCAATTGTATCAGTTACTACGGAGGTGCGCTTCCAGCAGGTATCTGGCTTGCGTTTCACGGATGGGGACTATCTGGGCTTTGGGTTGGACAGTGTGTGGCTTTGTTTCTCGTGGGCGCGCTGGAATGGATCATCATTTCCCTGTGTAACTGGAAGAAAGAAGTTCAGCGAGCGTCCGACAGGATTAGAGTTGATGACCTGGATAGGACTTTGTAA